One part of the Candidatus Sericytochromatia bacterium genome encodes these proteins:
- a CDS encoding NAD-dependent epimerase/dehydratase family protein, translating to MNVKALVTGATGFLGRHLAETLISRGWEVTALGRNQTVGAELAASGMRFVQADLADEAAVVAACAGQDTVFHAGALSSPWGPYAAFHRANVLGTRHVIAGCRRHHVQRLIHVSTPSLYFTGSDRLNIRESEPLPPRFVNAYAQTKFLAENEIDRAFEQGLPVITIRPRGIFGPGDTAIMPRLIRAARRGVLPIFGSGDAQVDVTHVDNVVAALLQCQRAPAGALGGKYNITNGEPRAVLPFLQQVFAALGIPFQPLRIPLPLALTLAGCLETGARLWGGNEPVLTRYAVGLLGTSQTLDLTAARQQLGYEPTVSLEQGIERYARWWKAQQASVSS from the coding sequence CTGAACGTGAAAGCACTGGTGACCGGAGCCACCGGATTCCTGGGGCGCCACCTGGCCGAGACCTTGATCAGCAGGGGCTGGGAGGTCACGGCGCTGGGCCGCAATCAAACCGTGGGCGCTGAACTCGCAGCGAGCGGGATGCGCTTTGTTCAGGCTGATCTCGCCGACGAGGCGGCGGTGGTCGCCGCCTGCGCAGGCCAGGACACGGTATTTCACGCGGGGGCACTCTCATCGCCCTGGGGACCTTATGCTGCGTTTCATCGCGCCAACGTGCTGGGCACGCGCCACGTCATCGCAGGCTGCCGGCGGCACCACGTCCAACGCCTGATTCACGTGTCCACCCCGAGCCTCTACTTCACCGGCTCCGATCGCCTCAATATTCGCGAGAGCGAGCCCTTGCCCCCACGCTTCGTGAACGCCTACGCCCAGACCAAGTTCCTGGCCGAGAACGAGATTGATCGCGCGTTTGAACAGGGTTTGCCCGTCATCACGATCCGGCCGCGTGGCATCTTTGGACCAGGCGATACCGCCATCATGCCACGCCTGATTCGGGCTGCCCGCCGCGGGGTCCTGCCCATCTTTGGTTCCGGCGATGCGCAGGTGGATGTCACCCATGTCGACAACGTGGTGGCCGCGTTGTTGCAATGTCAGCGCGCGCCAGCTGGGGCTCTGGGCGGCAAATACAACATCACCAACGGCGAACCTCGCGCCGTGTTGCCCTTCTTGCAGCAAGTCTTTGCCGCGCTGGGGATTCCGTTCCAGCCACTGAGAATTCCCTTGCCCTTGGCGTTGACGCTGGCAGGATGCCTGGAAACCGGCGCACGGCTCTGGGGGGGGAATGAGCCTGTCTTGACGCGCTATGCCGTTGGATTGCTTGGCACCAGTCAGACCCTTGATCTCACCGCCGCCCGGCAGCAACTCGGCTATGAGCCGACCGTCAGTCTGGAACAAGGCATAGAAAGGTATGCACGCTGGTGGAAAGCCCAACAAGCCTCCGTTTCTTCGTGA
- a CDS encoding beta-ketoacyl-ACP synthase III has protein sequence MQARNVKILGTGKYLPAERVTAAELESRLGLEAGWVERHSGVMVRHFAGPETASEMGAKAAKAALEAAGLNFSDIDCLVGVSGSREQGIPCTAALIQRAMGQADSGVPAFDIDSTCLSFVVGLDLMADALQLGRYRRVLLVSSEIASIALNWDDKESATIFGDGAAAAVIARSEANDGSAILASRMETYSSAAELSQARAGGSRYHPRRFEGDLASFIDAHCTFEMDGKAIFKLSAQVLPGFVERLLAPTGLTLDDIHLVVPHQASLAALWLVQRRLKIPEDRWMVIAPTHGNMIAASIPTALHEAIQSERLKRGDRVLLLGTSAGFSVGAVLLEY, from the coding sequence ATGCAGGCTCGTAACGTCAAAATTCTGGGAACTGGCAAGTATCTGCCGGCCGAGCGCGTCACGGCCGCCGAGCTTGAAAGTCGGCTGGGCCTGGAAGCAGGCTGGGTGGAACGGCACTCGGGCGTCATGGTTCGGCACTTCGCGGGGCCGGAAACGGCCTCCGAGATGGGAGCCAAGGCAGCCAAGGCCGCGCTGGAGGCGGCTGGCCTGAACTTCTCGGATATTGATTGCCTGGTGGGGGTGAGTGGCTCACGCGAACAGGGCATTCCTTGCACCGCCGCGTTGATTCAACGGGCCATGGGGCAAGCGGATTCCGGCGTGCCGGCCTTTGACATCGACTCCACCTGTTTGAGTTTCGTGGTGGGGCTGGACCTTATGGCCGATGCGCTTCAACTGGGGCGCTACCGGCGGGTGTTGTTGGTGTCCAGTGAAATCGCCTCGATTGCCCTCAACTGGGATGACAAGGAGAGTGCCACCATATTTGGTGACGGCGCGGCCGCCGCCGTCATCGCCCGTTCGGAGGCGAACGACGGCTCCGCCATCCTCGCTTCGCGCATGGAGACCTATAGTTCGGCCGCGGAACTCTCCCAGGCACGCGCCGGGGGCAGTCGCTATCACCCGAGGCGCTTTGAGGGGGATCTCGCGAGCTTCATTGACGCCCATTGCACCTTTGAAATGGACGGCAAGGCCATTTTCAAGCTCAGCGCCCAGGTCTTACCGGGGTTTGTTGAGCGTCTGCTGGCCCCCACAGGGCTGACCCTGGATGACATTCACCTGGTGGTGCCGCATCAGGCCAGTCTGGCCGCCTTGTGGCTGGTGCAGCGCCGCTTGAAAATTCCCGAAGATCGCTGGATGGTGATTGCGCCCACCCACGGGAACATGATTGCCGCCTCGATCCCCACCGCGCTGCATGAAGCCATTCAGAGCGAGCGGCTGAAGCGGGGCGATCGGGTGTTGCTGCTGGGAACGTCGGCGGGCTTTTCGGTTGGCGCCGTCTTGCTGGAATACTGA